From a region of the Paenibacillus sp. FSL R10-2734 genome:
- a CDS encoding asparaginase: MGFTTLVEEYRGGLLENVHYGAVSVVDEKGNLLYKAGNPEHMTYLRSAAKPFQALPVMKRRIDEVYGLTSKEASLFTASHRGEAFHIEALESLFQKMGLQEEGLHCCSTYPLNEGAKAERHRANEPTRKIFHNCSGKHAGLMGLSKYMGWDIDTYYEPNHPVQQEILEIMAYIAEVPKESIRQGIDGCGLPIFALPLHKIAYSYLKLACPDLIEDIEIRNAAAVTAKLMNDNPVMIADTKFVCSELLKDDNLTAKGGAKGVYGIGLRKERIGISLKVSDGSEQVWPCIIASILERLGYSNQATIDRLYALVPNTIVNDGGTIVGERRAVFQWEV; this comes from the coding sequence ATGGGGTTTACAACATTAGTAGAAGAATATCGCGGTGGCTTACTGGAGAATGTCCATTATGGTGCAGTTAGCGTGGTCGATGAGAAAGGTAACCTTTTGTACAAAGCAGGTAATCCGGAGCATATGACCTATCTTCGTTCAGCGGCTAAGCCATTCCAAGCTTTGCCGGTTATGAAGCGACGGATCGACGAGGTATATGGATTGACAAGTAAGGAAGCCTCACTTTTTACTGCATCACACCGAGGAGAAGCCTTCCACATCGAAGCCCTGGAATCTCTTTTTCAGAAAATGGGATTACAAGAAGAGGGACTTCATTGCTGTTCTACATACCCACTGAATGAGGGAGCCAAAGCGGAGCGTCATCGGGCGAATGAGCCTACTCGCAAAATCTTTCATAATTGCTCAGGTAAGCATGCAGGGTTAATGGGCCTTAGCAAATATATGGGTTGGGATATAGATACTTATTATGAGCCTAACCATCCCGTGCAACAGGAGATCCTAGAGATCATGGCCTATATTGCTGAGGTACCAAAGGAATCCATTCGTCAAGGGATTGATGGCTGTGGCTTACCTATCTTCGCACTACCACTTCACAAAATCGCTTATTCATATTTAAAGCTAGCCTGTCCTGATTTGATCGAGGATATAGAAATACGCAACGCAGCTGCTGTGACTGCGAAGCTTATGAACGATAATCCGGTGATGATTGCAGATACGAAATTCGTCTGCTCAGAGCTTCTAAAGGATGATAATCTGACGGCAAAGGGCGGCGCTAAAGGTGTATATGGTATTGGACTCCGAAAGGAACGAATCGGTATCTCGCTAAAAGTATCCGACGGATCCGAACAAGTCTGGCCGTGCATCATTGCATCGATTCTGGAACGTTTAGGCTATAGCAATCAAGCTACGATTGATCGTTTATATGCACTCGTACCGAACACTATTGTTAATGATGGCGGTACTATTGTAGGCGAACGCCGCGCTGTGTTCCAATGGGAAGTCTGA
- a CDS encoding HAMP domain-containing sensor histidine kinase: protein MTKKLLLALLLTILAASIALLFLIFNLKVEPSTDRVAINTIVKLTEQNWDKLDPKLYKESPYDFAIIDNSGVLQYQTKNAISVTVNEAINNRDTVVDVVVQDKIVGKAIINNDYRTIVIHMKQQFIQVSVAMLLLLTILGILYIWFLNRSILRPFRKMQLFAKHIARGDLEVPLEMDRNHLFGAFTESFDMMREELAAARHSEYLANKSKKELVASLSHDIKTPVASLKAITELMLLSAKDEKTSRQLNTLYSKADQIDRLVTDMFHSTLEELNELKVSLTEEHSHLLIQIINNVNFYERISAAAVPDCIITVDPLRLQQVIDNVVNNSYKYANSGTPIEIKFEIRDHYLEVDILDYGPGVSEEELPLLFNKFYRGSLAVSQNGAGLGLYISRYMMQKIHGDIVCSNWENGFTVKLLIPLAG from the coding sequence ATGACTAAGAAACTGCTGTTGGCTCTACTGCTCACTATCCTCGCTGCAAGTATAGCTCTCCTATTCCTGATTTTTAATTTGAAAGTGGAGCCTTCGACGGATCGAGTGGCGATCAATACCATTGTTAAGCTGACGGAGCAGAATTGGGACAAGCTTGATCCGAAACTGTACAAGGAGAGTCCTTATGACTTTGCCATTATCGATAACTCGGGTGTACTTCAATATCAGACGAAGAATGCGATTTCCGTCACCGTTAACGAAGCTATCAACAATCGGGATACCGTAGTCGATGTTGTTGTTCAGGATAAGATAGTGGGTAAAGCGATTATTAATAATGATTACCGAACGATAGTTATACATATGAAACAACAATTTATTCAAGTTTCTGTTGCGATGCTGCTTCTACTTACGATTCTGGGCATCCTCTATATTTGGTTCCTAAATAGATCCATTCTTCGTCCGTTTCGCAAAATGCAGCTATTCGCGAAGCATATCGCGAGAGGTGATCTTGAGGTGCCACTAGAGATGGATCGTAATCATCTGTTTGGTGCTTTTACCGAAAGCTTTGATATGATGCGGGAAGAGCTTGCAGCGGCTAGGCACAGCGAATATTTGGCGAATAAGAGTAAGAAAGAGCTGGTTGCAAGTCTCAGTCATGATATTAAGACACCTGTCGCTTCGCTGAAGGCGATCACGGAACTAATGTTATTAAGCGCAAAGGATGAGAAGACAAGCAGACAGCTGAACACCCTATATTCCAAAGCGGATCAGATTGATCGTCTGGTCACAGATATGTTCCATTCGACCTTGGAGGAACTGAATGAGCTTAAAGTCAGTTTAACGGAGGAGCATAGTCATCTGCTGATTCAAATAATAAATAATGTGAATTTCTACGAACGGATTTCAGCGGCAGCTGTGCCGGACTGTATCATTACGGTGGACCCCTTGCGGCTACAGCAGGTCATCGATAATGTAGTGAACAATTCCTACAAATACGCCAACTCTGGTACACCCATCGAAATTAAATTCGAGATTAGGGATCATTACCTGGAGGTAGATATTTTGGACTATGGCCCCGGTGTTTCTGAGGAGGAGCTGCCTTTATTATTCAATAAATTCTATCGGGGAAGTCTGGCTGTGAGCCAGAACGGTGCGGGTCTAGGTCTGTACATTTCCCGTTATATGATGCAGAAAATACATGGCGACATTGTATGTTCCAATTGGGAGAATGGATTTACAGTAAAGCTCTTGATTCCATTAGCAGGATAA
- a CDS encoding ROK family transcriptional regulator: MPVKKHDQDFMKRQNRLTVFEIIKNQQPISRASIAKQTGMSPTTVSRIVGELTEQGYLLDSDQVSSGLGRKSTLIAMVDASVLSVGVELDRSLMIVGIVDLQGKLLCSSQYPRTPDESPDKTLERINEAIEQLTQQHVIDRTRIVGIGVGLPGIVNNEEGIVVFSVQLGWKNVPLAKRLKELTGFEIAVDNELKVRALAEHLKGAAVGSVRTALLGFGQGVGSAMILEGEIYRGVMNSAGEIGHTTVDPNGMMCECGKAGCLQTYINISSLLSEANRIRPIRTIEELFEAKDAGEHWAVHLIERALMYMAITINNVVCMYNPDSVILSGELVDKFPDIYEAVEKLYLSRFTWEPLRGSFSIHRSMLNENGVIIGSGLLSQNRFFALD; the protein is encoded by the coding sequence ATGCCTGTGAAAAAGCACGATCAGGATTTTATGAAGCGGCAAAATCGATTGACGGTCTTCGAAATCATTAAAAACCAACAACCGATTTCTCGCGCTTCCATCGCCAAACAAACGGGTATGAGTCCTACCACTGTAAGTCGGATTGTTGGGGAATTGACAGAGCAGGGATATCTACTCGATTCGGACCAGGTATCGTCAGGATTAGGTCGGAAATCAACATTGATAGCTATGGTTGACGCTTCTGTGTTGTCAGTTGGGGTTGAACTGGATCGCAGTCTTATGATTGTTGGGATTGTAGATTTGCAAGGCAAGCTTCTCTGCAGCAGCCAATACCCACGTACACCAGATGAGAGCCCAGACAAGACGCTGGAACGAATTAATGAAGCGATAGAACAACTGACGCAGCAGCATGTGATTGACAGAACACGTATCGTCGGTATTGGCGTTGGACTTCCCGGCATTGTGAATAACGAAGAAGGTATTGTTGTCTTCTCGGTTCAGCTTGGATGGAAGAATGTTCCCTTAGCTAAACGGCTAAAGGAATTAACGGGTTTTGAAATTGCTGTAGATAATGAGTTGAAAGTTAGAGCTCTTGCTGAACACCTCAAAGGTGCTGCTGTTGGATCTGTCCGTACCGCACTATTGGGCTTCGGGCAAGGCGTTGGCTCGGCGATGATCCTCGAGGGAGAGATCTATCGCGGGGTGATGAACAGTGCTGGTGAAATAGGGCATACGACAGTGGATCCTAACGGAATGATGTGCGAGTGCGGTAAGGCGGGTTGCTTACAGACCTATATAAATATCAGTTCATTGTTGTCAGAAGCCAATCGGATTCGTCCGATTCGCACGATCGAGGAGTTATTTGAAGCAAAGGATGCAGGAGAGCATTGGGCGGTTCATTTGATCGAGCGAGCGCTCATGTATATGGCGATTACAATCAACAATGTCGTATGCATGTATAACCCCGATAGTGTGATCTTGAGTGGAGAACTCGTAGACAAATTCCCGGATATTTATGAAGCAGTCGAGAAGCTATATCTTTCACGCTTCACATGGGAACCCCTTCGTGGATCTTTCTCCATTCATCGTTCGATGTTGAACGAGAATGGTGTAATTATCGGATCTGGACTACTATCGCAAAATCGTTTTTTCGCATTGGATTAA
- a CDS encoding DUF2871 domain-containing protein, which yields MKKLYYTSFFYAVLGLIAGVAYREITKMNDFEGNTILVALHTHILVLGFFFFIITLILAKLFKIHEAKSFGAWYIVYNIGLLITIGTMATRGMLQINGTDISFLPHIAGLGHATVGAGIIWLLILLGKRIK from the coding sequence ATGAAAAAATTGTATTACACGTCTTTTTTCTATGCCGTACTTGGTTTGATAGCAGGTGTTGCATATCGTGAAATCACAAAAATGAATGATTTCGAAGGAAACACCATCTTGGTTGCGCTTCATACCCATATCCTTGTGCTGGGGTTCTTCTTCTTTATAATCACATTGATCCTAGCCAAGTTATTTAAGATCCATGAGGCTAAATCCTTTGGCGCATGGTACATTGTCTATAACATTGGTCTCCTGATCACGATCGGTACTATGGCTACTCGCGGGATGCTGCAAATTAACGGGACTGATATCAGTTTCTTACCTCATATTGCGGGTCTCGGTCATGCCACAGTAGGAGCTGGTATCATATGGCTACTAATTCTGCTCGGCAAACGAATTAAATAA
- a CDS encoding VOC family protein: MSIDVYLNFNGNCRQAAEFYAEVFGTEPPQIMTFGETPPDPNFTLPEEAKDLVMHTRLNIEGSNVMFSDVFPGMPFVEGNNISLAVVSKDMDNIKSYFHKLQEGGKVVMELQETFWSKCYGSLKDKFGIEWQFNYDDGQMNNM, from the coding sequence ATGTCTATCGATGTTTATCTTAATTTTAACGGGAATTGTCGTCAAGCCGCAGAATTTTACGCAGAGGTGTTTGGAACCGAACCTCCACAAATCATGACCTTTGGAGAAACACCACCCGATCCCAATTTCACTCTTCCTGAAGAAGCTAAAGATTTGGTAATGCATACCCGCTTGAATATTGAAGGCAGCAATGTAATGTTCTCAGATGTTTTCCCAGGCATGCCTTTTGTGGAAGGAAACAATATTAGTCTCGCCGTTGTTAGTAAGGATATGGATAACATTAAGAGCTATTTTCATAAACTTCAAGAAGGTGGTAAAGTAGTGATGGAGTTACAAGAAACCTTCTGGAGCAAGTGTTATGGCAGTTTGAAGGATAAATTCGGAATCGAATGGCAATTCAATTATGATGATGGCCAAATGAACAATATGTAA
- a CDS encoding nitronate monooxygenase encodes MKLPTIQFGHIKSKVPVIQGGMGVGISLSGLAAAVANAGGIGTISGTGITTEELRMHIRKTRELLKGNGYIGVNVLFAMKDFADKMKVALEEKVDFIISGAGISRDIYAWGKEYGTPVVSIVSSAKLARISERLGASAVVVEGFEAGGHLGTERSMFDILPEVVEAVSIPVIAAGGILTGDDIAKALRMGASGVQMGTRFVASHECDAPIDFKQKYVDAQQGDTILIKSTVGLDGRAIRNEFTDRISDDAKLKIKKCYDCLKVCSHRFCTMESLLTSLRGDVKNGLVFAGSRVHEIKEILSVQQIIDNLMNEYQGAINPIT; translated from the coding sequence ATGAAACTTCCAACAATCCAATTCGGACATATTAAATCCAAAGTTCCTGTTATTCAAGGTGGAATGGGTGTAGGCATATCCTTAAGTGGATTAGCCGCTGCTGTAGCCAATGCAGGCGGGATCGGCACCATTTCTGGTACAGGAATCACCACTGAAGAACTAAGAATGCATATTCGCAAAACAAGAGAACTCTTAAAAGGGAATGGATATATCGGTGTGAACGTACTATTCGCAATGAAGGATTTTGCCGATAAAATGAAGGTTGCTTTAGAAGAAAAGGTGGATTTTATTATTTCTGGAGCCGGAATTTCCAGAGATATTTATGCTTGGGGTAAAGAATATGGCACCCCTGTGGTGTCTATTGTTTCCTCTGCCAAATTAGCCAGAATATCCGAAAGACTTGGTGCCTCTGCTGTCGTTGTGGAAGGGTTTGAAGCCGGGGGCCATTTAGGTACAGAAAGATCCATGTTTGATATCCTTCCTGAAGTTGTAGAAGCCGTTTCGATTCCGGTTATTGCTGCGGGTGGGATTCTAACAGGAGATGATATTGCAAAAGCCCTTCGGATGGGCGCATCTGGTGTTCAGATGGGTACCCGTTTCGTTGCTAGCCATGAATGTGATGCTCCTATAGACTTCAAGCAAAAGTATGTAGATGCTCAGCAAGGCGATACGATCCTGATCAAGTCTACGGTGGGTCTAGATGGCAGAGCCATTCGCAATGAATTCACAGATCGAATTAGTGATGATGCCAAATTAAAAATAAAAAAATGCTATGATTGTCTAAAGGTTTGTTCACATCGCTTCTGTACCATGGAATCCCTGCTTACTTCCCTTAGGGGAGATGTAAAGAACGGATTAGTGTTTGCCGGGTCAAGGGTTCATGAAATTAAAGAAATATTGTCCGTACAGCAGATTATCGACAATTTAATGAATGAGTATCAAGGGGCTATAAATCCAATAACTTAA
- a CDS encoding ABC transporter ATP-binding protein has translation MSEVNHKVLMQTHKLGKTFSHGGTQQHVLKNLDLTLYHGDFTIIMGSSGSGKSTLLYAISGMDKPTLGEVLFEGQDITAMSNDQLAVFRRKNCGFVFQQIHLLDTMSVLDNVLSSAFLVQKDRVGAVKKAKKLLTDVGLDDSIWGKFPAQISGGEAQRAGIIRALINSPKAVFADEPTGALNSSAGIGVLRVLTEVNKQGQSIIMVTHDLKTALRGNRILYLQDGVIVGDLRLAPYSEDSGPERQQQLQSFLTELGW, from the coding sequence ATGAGCGAAGTGAATCATAAAGTACTGATGCAGACCCATAAGCTTGGAAAAACCTTTTCCCATGGGGGAACTCAGCAGCACGTATTAAAAAATCTAGATTTGACCTTATATCATGGTGATTTCACAATTATCATGGGCAGCTCAGGATCTGGTAAATCAACACTGCTATATGCCATTTCGGGGATGGATAAGCCAACGCTTGGCGAGGTTTTGTTCGAAGGCCAGGATATTACAGCAATGAGTAATGATCAGCTTGCGGTATTCCGGCGGAAGAATTGTGGATTTGTTTTTCAACAGATTCATTTACTCGATACGATGAGTGTTCTCGACAATGTATTATCAAGCGCCTTTCTTGTACAAAAGGATAGAGTTGGGGCTGTGAAAAAAGCAAAAAAGCTGCTTACGGATGTAGGTTTGGATGACTCAATCTGGGGTAAGTTTCCGGCGCAAATCTCAGGGGGCGAAGCCCAGCGTGCCGGAATTATCCGGGCCCTGATCAATAGTCCAAAGGCGGTGTTCGCTGATGAGCCGACTGGAGCTCTAAATAGCTCAGCTGGAATTGGAGTACTGCGTGTCCTAACAGAGGTGAATAAACAGGGGCAAAGCATAATTATGGTTACGCATGATCTCAAAACCGCGCTACGTGGCAATCGGATATTGTATTTGCAGGATGGAGTTATCGTTGGAGATTTACGCCTTGCCCCTTATAGCGAAGATAGTGGACCTGAACGGCAGCAGCAATTACAGTCCTTTCTAACCGAATTGGGGTGGTAG
- a CDS encoding MgtC/SapB family protein: MEFEYLLRVVGAGICGVLVGFERKSRMKEAGVRTHFIVALSAALMMIISKYGFQDQATWSNVKLDPARIAAQVVSGVGFLGAGMIFIHKNTVKGLTTAAGILATAGLGLAIGSGLYILGGGATIIILLGQKILHGRYSWLASPKTQQIVICLSNTEGAVSRIQGLLEEKNITILSFHAENNSVASELNLEIIVKFPESFNSVNLLSLIQEDASVKAVEFQ, encoded by the coding sequence ATGGAGTTTGAATATTTACTTCGTGTAGTTGGAGCTGGAATTTGTGGAGTTTTAGTTGGATTTGAAAGAAAAAGCAGGATGAAAGAAGCGGGAGTTAGGACGCATTTTATCGTAGCCTTAAGTGCTGCACTTATGATGATCATCTCAAAATATGGATTTCAGGATCAAGCTACTTGGTCCAATGTTAAACTCGATCCTGCACGTATAGCTGCCCAGGTAGTAAGTGGAGTGGGATTTCTTGGAGCAGGGATGATTTTCATACACAAAAATACCGTGAAGGGCCTTACAACTGCAGCGGGGATTTTGGCAACGGCGGGGCTAGGGCTGGCGATTGGATCAGGCCTTTATATTCTTGGCGGAGGAGCAACGATTATAATCTTACTTGGCCAAAAGATATTACATGGCCGATACAGTTGGCTGGCCTCACCAAAAACCCAACAGATTGTTATTTGTCTATCTAATACAGAAGGAGCTGTGAGTCGAATTCAAGGCCTACTTGAAGAAAAAAACATTACCATTCTAAGCTTTCACGCTGAAAATAATAGTGTTGCATCCGAATTGAATTTAGAAATTATCGTAAAATTTCCTGAATCGTTCAATTCTGTGAATTTGTTATCACTAATACAAGAGGACGCCTCTGTTAAGGCAGTGGAGTTTCAATAA
- a CDS encoding ABC transporter permease: MRSLIGKLAWSNIRKRKSATITLFILIMIAVLLLNIGLTVSLKLNSFQQEKISKLNTPDITAYFPVNENVKSYESLVDDYPYTETWENESALLLPDVKINYGGNNTAIAFLILNKDSQRSMGLFNTTSRLELEDQNTIYLPYIFHGGSGYDLGDTISFEYGNNKFTYTIGGFTEEPLFGTLTNGALKVFLNDEGYKQLEAQLGKEVQFNFLSVQLNERAKEVKLEQKLSEQIFGSGNASSFLVMRTEVGLEGNRVFVNILAAILIVFALIMVVISLIVIRFQIFGNIEDNLTNIGVLKANGYTSRQIISSFLLQFVSVSIMASIPGSLISVLVMPLVGNMISSSVGLLWPTTFELLSALVSLLIVTLLILCVAYLSSRKIRTITPIVALQSGLLTHNFKRNHFPLATTSLNLQFTLSLKSLFRQTKQNLMIVLIVAGLTFSSIFCSILNFNFKGDTSAVLDLVGLERTNVQLDLKNTDHDPKIFAEVEAMSEVQKISILESRVASINDSSFMLRVSDDYAKLETQTVYNGRQPIYDNEIAISGVIARMKNKAIGDEVPVTFNGVTQNYLVTGFSQQINQLGMVATITEDGMKRLQPNYSVQSINVYLKEGEDPQAFIQKIEERFPGQWNVTNILDMLESTLSTFTAAVSSMTALITAVTVIVVSLILYLVIKTLIMKRKREFGILKGIGYTTFNLMTQITFSLFPVIVVGVLLGSLAGYFYSDSAFVLLLSSLGIYNVQLAVSLPQVLLLCAVILVVAYVVSMLVARRIRKVSVYDLIMD; this comes from the coding sequence ATGAGAAGCTTAATAGGAAAACTTGCTTGGTCCAATATTCGTAAAAGAAAAAGTGCAACGATTACGCTTTTCATTCTGATTATGATAGCAGTGCTGCTACTGAACATTGGCCTCACGGTCAGCTTGAAGCTTAATTCTTTTCAGCAAGAAAAAATATCAAAGCTAAATACTCCAGATATCACCGCTTATTTTCCTGTAAACGAGAATGTGAAGTCATATGAATCTCTTGTGGATGATTATCCTTATACTGAAACTTGGGAGAATGAGTCGGCACTACTGCTACCTGACGTAAAGATAAACTACGGGGGGAACAATACAGCGATTGCCTTCTTGATTCTTAATAAGGATTCCCAGCGGTCCATGGGACTATTTAATACAACGTCTCGCTTGGAGCTTGAAGATCAGAATACGATTTATCTGCCATATATTTTCCACGGGGGTTCAGGGTATGACCTTGGGGATACGATCTCGTTTGAATATGGCAACAACAAATTCACTTATACCATCGGTGGATTTACGGAGGAACCTCTTTTTGGAACATTGACAAACGGGGCTTTGAAAGTGTTTTTGAACGATGAAGGTTATAAGCAATTGGAGGCACAGCTTGGAAAAGAGGTGCAATTTAATTTTCTATCTGTACAACTAAACGAACGGGCGAAAGAGGTCAAGCTAGAGCAAAAGCTGAGTGAACAGATTTTTGGCTCTGGAAATGCGAGTTCATTTTTAGTCATGCGAACAGAAGTGGGTCTCGAAGGAAACCGCGTTTTTGTGAATATTTTAGCCGCCATTCTTATTGTATTTGCACTGATTATGGTTGTAATCTCGTTGATTGTGATCAGGTTTCAGATCTTCGGGAATATTGAGGATAATCTAACCAACATCGGTGTTTTGAAAGCAAACGGTTATACGTCCAGGCAGATCATATCCTCATTTCTGTTACAGTTCGTCTCAGTGTCTATAATGGCTTCCATACCAGGGAGTTTGATTTCCGTTCTAGTCATGCCCTTAGTAGGTAATATGATCTCGTCTTCAGTTGGATTGCTGTGGCCGACAACCTTTGAATTATTAAGTGCTTTAGTTAGCTTGCTTATCGTTACGCTACTGATTCTATGTGTTGCCTATCTGTCTAGTAGGAAGATCCGAACGATTACCCCTATAGTAGCTCTTCAGAGCGGGCTTCTTACCCATAATTTCAAGAGAAATCACTTTCCACTAGCAACCACTTCACTGAATTTGCAATTCACTTTAAGTCTGAAGTCTTTATTCAGGCAGACCAAACAGAATTTAATGATTGTACTGATCGTTGCGGGATTGACCTTTTCTAGTATATTTTGCTCCATCCTTAATTTTAACTTTAAAGGGGATACTTCAGCCGTTTTAGATTTAGTGGGCTTAGAACGCACGAATGTGCAACTTGATCTAAAAAATACTGACCATGATCCAAAAATATTTGCAGAAGTTGAAGCTATGTCTGAGGTTCAAAAGATCTCCATATTGGAAAGTAGAGTAGCTTCCATTAATGATTCCAGCTTTATGCTCCGTGTATCTGATGATTATGCCAAGCTGGAAACGCAGACGGTCTACAATGGTAGGCAGCCCATTTATGATAATGAAATTGCGATATCCGGTGTAATTGCGAGAATGAAAAATAAGGCCATTGGGGACGAGGTTCCAGTTACGTTTAATGGGGTAACTCAAAATTATTTGGTGACTGGCTTTAGTCAGCAGATAAATCAGTTGGGTATGGTCGCTACCATAACAGAAGATGGAATGAAGAGATTGCAGCCAAATTATTCAGTCCAGTCTATTAATGTGTATTTGAAGGAAGGGGAAGATCCTCAAGCGTTTATCCAAAAGATTGAAGAACGCTTCCCTGGGCAATGGAACGTAACAAACATTTTAGACATGTTAGAAAGCACGCTCAGTACATTCACTGCAGCAGTATCTTCTATGACAGCACTCATTACGGCGGTCACAGTTATAGTGGTCAGTCTAATCTTGTATTTGGTAATTAAGACTTTGATTATGAAGCGCAAGCGAGAGTTCGGTATTCTTAAAGGTATTGGATATACCACCTTTAATTTGATGACGCAGATTACGTTCAGTCTTTTTCCAGTGATTGTAGTTGGAGTATTGCTGGGGAGTTTAGCGGGTTATTTTTACTCAGATTCAGCGTTTGTGCTATTGCTCTCAAGTCTAGGGATTTATAATGTCCAACTGGCGGTAAGTTTGCCTCAGGTGCTTCTACTGTGTGCAGTCATCCTAGTTGTTGCTTATGTGGTGTCTATGCTAGTTGCAAGGCGAATTCGGAAGGTCAGCGTATACGATTTGATTATGGACTAA
- a CDS encoding glutathione ABC transporter substrate-binding protein, protein MKAKGKVWSMFMLLLITVVMTAGCGNKASNEGQGGNTAGGTETSTPTTKNDKDIVIAINSNFITLDPHNASDTHSISAARTMYEGLMGFDENMNVVPVLAASHSISKDGLVYTFTLQENVKFQDGTDFNAEAVKVNIARIQDEKNNLRLRKSFAKVAKVETPDAKTVVITLSEPYNAFLNKVAMAPIISPKAITDNGADISKSPVGTGPFKFKEWVQGDRLVVEKNPDYWQKDLPKVDSITFRPVPENGSRIAMLKTGEADFIYPMPTEQVSEVEGLEGITVDTIDSTIVRYVTLNTMKKPFDDVKVRQAINYAINKDAYIKVVKSGLGAKLDSTMSSKTQYYSQQTGYDYDIEKAKQLLAEAGYPDGFETEIWGENESETMKGMQFIQQQLALVGIKVEVKSMEGGTLSDQINSAKTPEEAKIQMWYVSWSPSSGDADGATRGLFSSEMFPPAGSNTAYYKNENVDNWIAEANKAVDPEAAKSIYANIQKTVWEDAPWAFMGVDQIISGKRSYLEGVKVFPDGSINVLNAEVK, encoded by the coding sequence ATGAAAGCAAAAGGAAAAGTATGGTCAATGTTCATGCTGCTGCTTATTACAGTAGTCATGACTGCAGGGTGCGGCAACAAAGCGAGCAACGAGGGACAAGGCGGCAATACCGCTGGTGGAACTGAAACTAGCACCCCAACTACAAAAAATGATAAAGACATTGTAATTGCCATCAATTCTAACTTTATTACGCTGGACCCACATAACGCAAGCGATACACATTCAATTAGCGCTGCCAGAACGATGTACGAAGGTCTAATGGGTTTTGATGAGAATATGAACGTAGTTCCTGTTCTTGCCGCAAGCCATTCCATAAGTAAAGACGGGTTGGTTTACACGTTCACGTTGCAAGAGAATGTTAAATTCCAAGACGGTACTGACTTTAATGCTGAAGCGGTTAAAGTAAACATCGCCCGTATTCAAGATGAGAAGAACAATCTTAGACTGCGCAAAAGCTTCGCAAAGGTAGCCAAAGTGGAGACTCCTGATGCCAAAACGGTAGTTATTACACTTAGCGAGCCATACAATGCATTTTTAAATAAGGTTGCGATGGCGCCGATCATTAGCCCGAAAGCTATAACAGATAACGGTGCCGATATTTCGAAAAGTCCTGTTGGAACGGGTCCGTTTAAGTTCAAAGAGTGGGTCCAAGGCGATCGCTTAGTTGTTGAAAAAAATCCGGATTACTGGCAAAAAGACTTGCCGAAAGTGGATAGTATAACCTTTAGACCCGTACCAGAGAACGGATCACGGATTGCGATGCTAAAAACTGGTGAAGCGGATTTCATTTATCCAATGCCAACAGAACAAGTATCCGAGGTTGAAGGGCTTGAAGGAATTACTGTAGATACTATCGATTCAACCATTGTTCGATATGTAACTTTGAATACGATGAAAAAGCCTTTCGATGATGTAAAGGTACGTCAAGCCATTAACTATGCTATCAACAAAGATGCTTATATCAAGGTTGTGAAATCAGGTTTAGGAGCTAAGCTTGATTCCACAATGTCTTCGAAAACTCAATACTATTCCCAACAAACAGGTTATGACTATGACATTGAAAAAGCTAAACAATTACTTGCTGAAGCAGGATATCCTGACGGATTCGAAACCGAAATTTGGGGAGAAAACGAATCTGAAACTATGAAAGGTATGCAATTTATTCAACAACAGCTAGCGCTTGTAGGTATTAAGGTAGAAGTGAAGTCCATGGAAGGCGGTACATTGTCCGACCAGATTAACTCCGCTAAAACGCCTGAAGAAGCAAAAATTCAAATGTGGTATGTCAGCTGGTCTCCATCATCAGGTGATGCAGATGGCGCTACTAGAGGTTTGTTCAGTAGTGAAATGTTCCCACCTGCTGGCTCGAATACAGCTTATTACAAAAATGAGAATGTAGACAATTGGATCGCTGAGGCGAATAAAGCTGTTGATCCAGAAGCGGCTAAATCCATCTATGCAAATATTCAAAAAACAGTATGGGAAGATGCTCCGTGGGCATTCATGGGCGTTGATCAAATCATCTCTGGAAAAAGATCGTATCTGGAAGGTGTAAAGGTCTTCCCAGATGGTTCCATTAATGTCCTCAATGCAGAAGTGAAATAA